A single window of Cydia fagiglandana chromosome 25, ilCydFagi1.1, whole genome shotgun sequence DNA harbors:
- the LOC134676789 gene encoding uncharacterized protein LOC134676789: MAENKTDVNIKPPKQLIINTSEDVAKAWKLWLQQFEWYAIATNLEGKKPTVQVAVFMACIGPDAVVIYNTFNLTSDEELQLQTIKDKFTNHFTPKINESYERYIFNTIVQKEGQPFDEFLTELKSKVKNCDYGTLEDSLIRDRIVVGVRSDSLREKLLAEQALTLQKTIDLSRSAEQVKMQVKTMKQAPTVDAVTWNNKNTNIKKKEDNINMNNKKKEDKSEETFHCGRCDTIHARRNCPAFKKICLRCNRRNHLTKCCKIKTVDSLLQNDEYDSEDGFMVSSIDTDDDDVGKEDWYEPLTLPNAVTVMFKLDSGSRCNVISREIMYRTKSHLSPSTTRYLISFSKHKMQVLGEAKLMTISKGQQNLIKYYVVDEKVTPVLGRKTCEKLNLVKRIDAITINDDLFEGIGCLKQYKYDIDLVDNPKLPICPARKIPHTIRQKVKDELDSMVEQKIIKPVTKPTPAVSPMVVVKKNDKIRLCLDPSDINKNLKRRHYPLNTLEEIAARIHGSKWFTLLDCRKGFWQLQVTPRTSEYLTFSTPFGRYSCLRMPFGLASAPEVFQQVMSSLLADLENTEVSMDDVLLHAASKDELEKTTQKVLGKFKNAGLKLNKEKCVFSTQEVKFLGHIVTSEGLKPDPEKIETITKIKRPENIKELQRFLGLITYLSKFIKNMANITSPLRQLLHKDVEWVWDQPQEEAFTKLKELLKNPPVLGFYDPRAPILLSVDASSYACGGVMIQKEKPIAYCAKSFTKTEQGYSQLEKEANAILVACKKFHNYIWGCKDLTIESDHKPLETIFKKPLTSAPPRLQRMLYQILPYNPKVTYKKGSEMYVADTLSRDCEKLNCEDVNSENLQICAIVPFSKNRREEIKQEIENSKLATEAPELGTEDPDTAGQPSPTDQSPVPVVQPVQPSPISPAKPTLTVQSPEPQRLLTAPQPRSTRSGRIVIQPARYH, from the exons ATGGCCGAAAACAAAACAGACGTCAATATAAAGCCGCCCAAACAATTAATCATAAACACCAGTGAAGATGTAGCAAAGGCGTGGAAGCTGTGGCTCCAACAATTCGAGTGGTATGCCATCGCTACAAACCTGGAAGGGAAAAAACCAACGGTGCAAGTGGCGGTATTCATGGCATGTATCGGACCTGACGCGGTGGTTATATACAATACGTTCAATCTTACAAGTGATGAGGAGTTACAATTACAAACGATTAAAGACAAATTTACAAATCACTTCACTCCAAAGATTAACGAATCATATGAAAGGTATATATTTAATACCATAGTACAAAAAGAGGGCCAACCATTTGACGAATTTCTCACAGAACtcaaaagtaaagtaaaaaactGTGATTATGGTACCTTAGAGGACAGCCTCATTCGTGATAGAATTGTAGTAGGAGTAAGGAGCGACTCCCTTAGAGAGAAGTTGTTAGCTGAACAAGCCCTTACACTGCAAAAAACGATTGACCTCAGCCGCTCAGCGGAGCAAGTTAAAATGCAAGTAAAAACGATGAAGCAGGCTCCTACTGTAGATGCGGTTACCTGGAAcaataaaaacacaaatattaagaaaaaagaaGACAACATCAATatgaataataagaaaaaagaaGATAAAAGTGAAGAGACATTTCATTGTGGTAGATGTGACACTATACATGCCCGGAGAAATTGTCCTGCTTTTAAGAAAATATGCCTGAGATGTAACCGAAGAAACCATCTCACCAAAtgttgtaaaataaaaacggtGGATTCACTTCTCCAGAATGATGAATATGATAGTGAAGACGGATTCATGGTGTCATCAATAgatactgatgatgatgatgttggtAAAGAAGACTGGTATGAGCCATTAACCTTACCTAATGCAGTCACAGTGATGTTCAAACTTGATTCAGGCAGTCGGTGCAATGTTATTAGCCGAGAAATAATGTATAGAACAAAATCACACCTCAGTCCATCAACAACCAGATACCTGATATCCTTTTCAAAGCATAAGATGCAAGTCTTAGGTGAAGCCAAACTGATGACTATTAGTAAAGGACAGCAAAACCTGATTAAATACTATGTTGTTGATGAAAAAGTGACACCAGTTCTTGGCAGGAAAACATGTGAAAAGTTAAATTTAGTAAAGAGAATTGATGCTATTACAATAAATGATGACTTGTTTGAAGGAATTGGTTGCCTGAAACAGTACAAATATGATATTGATTTAGTAGACAATCCAAAGTTACCTATATGCCCGGCACGTAAAATTCCCCACACCATAAGACAAAAAGTAAAAGATGAGTTGGATAGCATGGTCGAACAGAAAATAATTAAACCTGTGACAAAGCCTACACCAGCTGTTTCACCTATGGTTGTGGTGAAGAAAAATGACAAAATAAGACTGTGCTTAGATCCCTCAGacataaacaaaaatttaaaaagaagaCATTACCCACTTAATACTCTTGAAGAAATTGCTGCCAGAATTCATGGCTCGAAATGGTTCACACTGCTAGACTGTAGAAAAGGATTTTGGCAACTGCAAGTGACTCCCCGCACATCAGAGTATCTCACGTTTAGTACACCCTTTGGAAGATATTCTTGCTTAAGAATGCCCTTCGGCTTAGCATCAGCTCCAGAAGTCTTCCAGCAAGTTATGAGCTCACTCTTAGCGGACCTGGAAAATACAGAGGTGTCAATGGATGATGTACTTCTACATGCTGCCAGTAAAGACGAATTAGAGAAGACTACACAGAAAGTACTGGGAAAGTTTAAAAATGCAGGTCTTAAACTTAATAAAGAAAAGTGTGTATTCAGTACACAAGAAGTCAAATTTCTGGGCCACATAGTAACTAGCGAAGGCTTAAAGCCCGACCCGGAAAAAATAGAAACCATCACAAAAATCAAGAGACCAGAAAATATAAAAGAACTGCAACGGTTTCTAGGATTAATTACCTACTTgtcaaaattcataaaaaatatggcAAACATTACCAGCCCCCTGAGACAATTATTACACAAAGATGTAGAATGGGTTTGGGATCAACCACAAGAAGAAGCGTTCACCAAATTAAAAGAGCTGTTAAAAAACCCACCTGTTCTGGGATTTTATGATCCTCGGGCACCAATTTTGCTGTCAGTTGATGCTAGTAGTTATGCCTGTGGTGGTGTAATGATCCAAAAAGAAAAGCCTATTGCTTACTGTGCTAAATCTTTCACTAAAACTGAACAGGGCTACAGTCAATTGGAAAAAGAGGCCAATGCAATCTTAGTGGCTTGTAAAAAATTTCATAACTATATCTGGGGCTGCAAGGACTTAACAATAGAATCTGATCATAAGCCTTTAgaaacaattttcaaaaaacCACTTACCAGTGCACCACCAAGACTGCAAAGAATGTTATACCAGATTTTGCCATATAATCCCAAAGTGACATATAAAAAAGGTTCAGAGATGTATGTAGCCGATACTTTGAGTCGAGATTGTGAGAAGCTAAACTGCGAAGATGTTAACTCAGAAAACTTGCAAATATGTGCTATTGTGCCATTTTCAAAAAACCGCAGAGAAGAAATCAAACAAGAAATTGAGAATAGCA AGCTGGCCACAGAAGCTCCAGAGCTAGGAACAGAAGATCCAGACACTGCTGGACAGCCATCACCTACAGACCAGTCACCAGTCCCTGTAGTACAGCCTGTACAGCCGTCACCTATATCACCAGCCAAACCCACACTGACTGTGCAGAGTCCAGAACCACAGCGGCTGCTAACAGCTCCTCAACCTAGAAGTACCCGCAGTGGGCGGATAGTGATCCAGCCTGCTAGGTATCACTGA
- the LOC134676908 gene encoding 3-hydroxy-3-methylglutaryl-coenzyme A reductase, with protein sequence MKLWGAHGEFCARHQWEVIVATLALLACAASVERHGPGARSERCAGWARACPGLEAEYQAADAVIMTFVRCAALLYAYYQISNLHTIASKYLLIIAGVFSTFASFIFTSALASMFFSELAGIKDAPFLFLLVADVARGARMAKAGWCAGEDQGKRVGKALSLLGPTATLDTLLATLLVGVGALSGVPRLEHMCTFACLALLVDYLVFVTFYPACLSLVADFAASRGTISSDGDFSETDLKPNPVVQKVKMIMAAGLLCVHLTSRWTLTANNGNMEGPLNENSTPISQDNVLLHSYVKWFSVSADYIVIATLLCALIIKFIFFEEQRSWIIDMNDMVVKELVAKEETQKTNKKPMFSVGDDAMAEASTQTDNIISAEESEWPTLSPSSSANKLNAKKRPMAECLEIYRSEGACTSLSDEEVVMLVEQSHIPLHRLEAVLGDPLRGVRLRRRVVGSRFQTDAAIKQLPYLNYDYSKVLNACCENVIGFVGVPVGYAGPLVVDGKPYMIPMATTEGALVASTNRGAKAIGARGVTSVVEDVGMTRAPAVRFPNVVRAHECRQWIDNKENYALVKEAFDSTSRFARLQEVHIGVDGATLYLRFRATTGDAMGMNMVSKGAENALKVLKSFFTDMEVISLSGNYCSDKKAAAINWVKGRGKRVVCETTISAENLRTIFKTDARTLSRCNKIKNLSGSALAGSIGGNNAHAANMVTAIFIATGQDPAQNVTSSQCSTSMEVCGENSDDLYVTCTMPCLEVGTVGGGTVLTGQGACLEILGVKGAGIVPAENSARLASLICATVLAGELSLMAALVNSDLVKSHMRHNRSTLNVQTITNEVTMSNNLRVPRL encoded by the coding sequence ATGAAGCTCTGGGGCGCCCACGGAGAGTTCTGCGCTCGCCACCAATGGGAGGTGATCGTCGCCACCCTGGCCTTACTGGCCTGCGCGGCCAGCGTCGAGAGGCATGGCCCTGGGGCCAGGAGCGAGCGCTGCGCCGGCTGGGCCCGCGCCTGCCCCGGCCTAGAAGCAGAATACCAAGCGGCAGACGCCGTTATCATGACCTTCGTGCGATGCGCAGCCTTACTATACGCCTATTATCAGATCTCCAATCTACACACCATAGCTTCTAAGTACCTACTCATCATAGCCGGCGTGTTTTCTACGTTCGCCAGCTTTATTTTCACTTCGGCGCTTGCTAGCATGTTTTTTAGCGAACTAGCCGGTATAAAAGACGCGCCATTCCTGTTCCTGCTAGTCGCAGATGTCGCTAGGGGCGCGAGGATGGCTAAAGCCGGCTGGTGTGCCGGTGAGGACCAGGGAAAAAGAGTGGGGAAAGCATTATCGCTGCTAGGACCGACTGCTACTCTAGACACTTTGCTAGCGACTCTTCTAGTTGGAGTTGGGGCGTTATCAGGCGTTCCAAGATTAGAACATATGTGCACCTTCGCCTGTTTAGCTTTGCTAGTTGACTATCTGGTGTTCGTGACCTTCTACCCTGCCTGCTTATCCTTAGTCGCTGATTTCGCGGCCAGCCGCGGCACAATTTCATCGGATGGAGATTTCTCAGAAACTGATTTAAAACCTAACCCTGTAGTCCAGAAAGTTAAAATGATCATGGCCGCTGGGTTGCTCTGCGTGCATTTAACTAGCCGTTGGACCCTCACAGCTAATAACGGGAATATGGAAGGACCTTTAAACGAAAACTCCACTCCGATCTCTCAGGACAACGTGTTGCTACACTCTTACGTCAAATGGTTCTCAGTGAGTGCCGATTACATAGTTATAGCGACACTGCTCTGCGCTCTGATCATTAAGTTCATATTCTTTGAAGAGCAGAGAAGTTGGATTATTGATATGAACGATATGGTAGTGAAGGAACTTGTAGCAAAAGAGGAAACGCAGAAAACTAACAAGAAACCGATGTTCTCCGTCGGCGATGACGCTATGGCTGAGGCGTCCACGCAAACCGATAATATAATTAGCGCAGAAGAATCTGAATGGCCTACGTTATCCCCTAGTTCTTCAGCAAATAAACTTAACGCCAAAAAGCGACCGATGGCAGAATGCCTAGAAATTTACAGATCTGAAGGCGCGTGCACGTCTCTCAGCGACGAAGAGGTAGTCATGCTGGTCGAACAATCACATATTCCTTTGCACAGACTTGAAGCAGTTCTTGGAGATCCTTTAAGAGGCGTGAGACTGCGTCGTAGAGTCGTTGGAAGTCGGTTCCAAACTGACGCAGCTATAAAACAACTGCCATATCTGAATTACGATTACAGCAAAGTCCTGAACGCTTGCTGCGAAAATGTGATAGGATTTGTGGGTGTGCCAGTTGGTTACGCTGGGCCTTTGGTAGTCGATGGAAAACCTTATATGATTCCGATGGCGACTACGGAAGGGGCTTTAGTCGCTTCGACCAACAGAGGCGCGAAAGCCATAGGAGCTAGAGGAGTCACAAGCGTGGTCGAAGATGTTGGGATGACCAGAGCGCCTGCTGTGAGATTCCCGAATGTCGTCCGGGCTCACGAATGTAGGCAATGGATCGACAATAAAGAAAACTATGCATTGGTCAAAGAAGCTTTTGATTCTACCTCTCGTTTTGCAAGACTCCAAGAAGTCCATATAGGAGTCGACGGTGCCACGCTCTACTTAAGATTCAGAGCGACCACAGGAGACGCTATGGGAATGAACATGGTCTCAAAAGGCGCTGAAAACGCTTTAAAAGTGCTTAAATCTTTCTTCACTGACATGGAAGTTATCAGCTTATCTGGAAACTATTGTTCTGATAAAAAAGCTGCGGCTATCAACTGGGTTAAAGGCAGAGGGAAACGCGTTGTATGCGAAACTACTATATCTGCTGAGAATTTAAGGACGATATTCAAAACTGACGCTAGAACTCTTTCTAGATGTAACAAGATCAAGAATCTATCTGGGTCCGCTTTGGCTGGGTCCATAGGAGGTAATAACGCTCACGCAGCCAACATGGTGACAGCCATATTTATCGCCACTGGGCAAGATCCAGCGCAGAATGTAACAAGCAGCCAATGTTCTACAAGCATGGAAGTATGTGGGGAGAATAGCGATGACTTGTACGTAACGTGTACTATGCCTTGTCTGGAAGTTGGCACAGTAGGGGGAGGCACAGTATTGACAGGACAGGGCGCTTGCCTTGAAATTCTAGGCGTCAAAGGGGCTGGGATAGTCCCTGCCGAGAATTCTGCAAGACTTGCATCTTTGATTTGCGCTACTGTTTTGGCAGGCGAACTAAGCCTTATGGCAGCTCTTGTGAACTCCGATCTGGTCAAGTCTCATATGAGGCACAATCGGTCCACTCTCAACGTCCAAACCATCACAAACGAAGTCACCATGTCGAACAACCTTAGAGTGCCGCGGTTATAA